One Phaseolus vulgaris cultivar G19833 chromosome 4, P. vulgaris v2.0, whole genome shotgun sequence DNA window includes the following coding sequences:
- the LOC137837002 gene encoding receptor-like protein kinase FERONIA, whose product MTFNAVIFLLLLLFPHFQGYTPLDNFTITCGSSGTSYDGQRTWTGDIDSMLLTNEDATVSAKPTTLSPSTNHVPYATARLSPSQFSYSFYFHTGGPKFLRLFFFPASYPSFPRTLSSFSVHSNQFILLQDFNASLNADAENKEIIFKEYIVYVEDGQGLILIFTPSQSNSYAFINGIEVLSMPSNLYYTSVTDTGFTNVGSSKPFVVGTRFAMETGYRINVGGQEISPRNDTGLFRKWAGDEERYFIKQNTGVSAMADRKMNITVKTDYVAPEELYRTARSMGSNASLNQISNLTWEFPVDSGFTYVLRLHFCEFEHDIEDAGERVFFIYIASKLAESRADVMLWSQKQKGFGVYKEYAVFISKNIYQKKINLSLQLHPYDSRGTKYSDSFLNGLEIFKMSDTRSNSLAGPNPDPIKTPHQKGSNRRRMIGITAGIVSGVVFISLVVFFVLFSTTSKWTPLLFSTNKSTKDHNFSLPSDQCRRFSLVEIKAATKNFDSAFIVGDGGFGHVYKGYIEDGSIPVAIKRLRQGSQQGACEFVNEIQMLSQLRHRHLVSLIGYCCDNKEMILVYDFMGRGNLRDHLYGTDNPSLSWKERLKICIGAARGLRYLHSGAKHVIIHRDVKTTNILLDERWVAKVSDFGLSKIGPNEMSKAHVSTAVKGSFGYLDPEYFIRQRLTEKSDVYSLGVVLFEVLCARSAVIHTEEIEQVSLANWARYCYQNGTVAEIVDPILKGKIAPQCFAMFCEIGISCLSQEGVQRPSMNDVVLMLESALKLQESADESEEEAREEVFDTEEHHNISKDNDKLMFELFSEIVDPKPR is encoded by the coding sequence ATGACCTTCAACGCTGTCATCTTCCTCCTTCTCCTCCTCTTCCCACACTTCCAAGGCTACACCCCACTCGACAATTTCACCATCACTTGCGGTTCCTCTGGAACATCCTACGACGGCCAAAGGACATGGACCGGGGACATAGATTCTATGCTCTTAACAAACGAAGACGCCACCGTTTCAGCTAAACCCACAACGCTATCTCCTTCCACCAACCATGTCCCCTACGCCACTGCTCGCCTTTCTCCTTCCCAGTTCAGTTACTCCTTCTATTTCCACACAGGGGGCCCAAAATTCCTTCGCCTCTTCTTCTTCCCCGCTTCTTACCCTTCTTTTCCTCGCACCCTCTCATCCTTCTCTGTTCACTCCAACCAATTCATCCTCCTCCAAGATTTCAACGCCTCTCTCAACGCCGACGCTGAAAACAAGGAAATCATATTCAAAGAATACATCGTCTACGTGGAGGACGGTCAGGGTCTTATCCTCATCTTCACTCCCTCGCAGTCCAACTCCTACGCTTTCATCAACGGAATCGAGGTACTTTCCATGCCAAGCAATTTATATTACACGTCAGTAACTGACACGGGCTTCACGAACGTGGGAAGTAGCAAACCCTTCGTTGTTGGAACCCGCTTTGCAATGGAGACTGGGTATAGAATCAATGTGGGAGGACAAGAAATATCGCCAAGAAACGACACCGGTTTGTTCAGAAAATGGGCCGGTGACGAAGAACGTTATTTCATTAAACAAAACACTGGTGTATCAGCAATGGCGGATAGAAAGATGAACATAACAGTGAAGACTGACTACGTGGCACCCGAGGAACTGTACAGAACAGCGCGTAGCATGGGTTCTAACGCCTCCCTGAACCAAATCAGCAACCTCACATGGGAGTTTCCCGTTGATTCTGGCTTCACTTACGTCCTCAGGCTCCACTTTTGCGAGTTTGAGCACGATATTGAAGACGCCGGTGAAAGGGTCTTCTTCATTTACATAGCAAGCAAGTTGGCGGAGAGTCGCGCTGATGTTATGTTATGGAGCCAGAAACAGAAAGGTTTCGGCGTGTATAAAGAGTATGCCGTTTTCATTTCCAAGAATATTTATCAGAAAAAGATTAACCTCTCCCTGCAATTGCATCCTTATGATAGTAGGGGTACCAAGTATAGCGATTCCTTCCTCAACGGTCTCGAGATCTTTAAAATGAGCGACACAAGGTCTAACAGCCTCGCCGGACCTAACCCGGACCCGATTAAGACACCACACCAAAAGGGAAGTAACAGAAGGCGAATGATTGGTATCACGGCGGGGATAGTATCCGGTGTCGTTTTTATCTCGCTTGTCGTTTTCTTTGTTCTGTTCTCCACCACTTCCAAGTGGACTCCGCTGTTGTTCTCAACGAACAAGTCAACCAAGGACCACAATTTTTCTCTGCCGTCTGATCAATGCCGTCGGTTTTCCCTTGTCGAGATCAAAGCCGCCACCAAAAACTTCGACAGTGCCTTCATCGTCGGCGACGGGGGATTTGGCCACGTGTACAAGGGCTACATCGAGGACGGTTCAATCCCCGTCGCCATCAAGCGCCTTAGACAGGGTTCCCAGCAGGGGGCTTGCGAGTTCGTGAACGAGATCCAGATGCTCTCGCAGCTCCGCCACCGCCATCTGGTCTCACTCATCGGTTACTGCTGCGATAACAAAGAGATGATCCTCGTTTACGACTTCATGGGACGCGGAAACCTCCGCGACCATCTCTACGGCACCGACAATCCCTCTCTCTCGTGGAAGGAGCGCTTGAAGATTTGCATTGGCGCCGCGCGCGGTCTACGCTATCTTCACAGTGGCGCGAAGCACGTGATCATTCATCGGGACGTGAAAACGACGAACATCTTGTTGGATGAGAGGTGGGTTGCGAAAGTTTCGGACTTCGGGCTATCCAAAATAGGGCCGAATGAGATGTCGAAGGCCCATGTGAGCACCGCCGTGAAAGGTAGCTTTGGGTATTTGGATCCGGAGTATTTTATTCGGCAGCGGCTGACGGAGAAGTCTGACGTGTATTCTTTGGGGGTGGTGTTGTTTGAGGTACTCTGTGCCCGTTCTGCTGTGATCCATACAGAAGAAATCGAACAGGTGTCACTAGCTAATTGGGCCAGATATTGCTACCAAAACGGGACGGTGGCGGAGATTGTGGATCCCATATTAAAGGGGAAGATCGCTCCCCAGTGTTTCGCCATGTTTTGCGAGATTGGAATCAGTTGTTTGTCACAAGAAGGGGTGCAGAGGCCTTCCATGAACGATGTCGTTTTGATGCTGGAGTCTGCATTGAAACTGCAAGAGAGTGCCGACGAAAGCGAAGAGGAAGCTCGTGAAGAAGTGTTTGATACCGAAGAGCACCACAATATTTCGAAGGACAATGATAAGTTGATGTTTGAGTTGTTTTCCGAGATTGTCGACCCAAAGCCACGTTGA